From the genome of Uranotaenia lowii strain MFRU-FL chromosome 1, ASM2978415v1, whole genome shotgun sequence, one region includes:
- the LOC129738323 gene encoding uncharacterized protein LOC129738323: MGPRKNRIDTGCDCDVCDRPNYAKTWMVECMGCRKWLHYDCANVTPGVKHRTFYCLKCTGGNTTPTNSRNTGARKKQADPVLPPVTDGDAESALVDENAKDPAEQVLSSKNSDKSSHENNNIRFDTNSKPSASRPKQNNYVAVSSKPISVASKSERSSVKVAGSVRERLALLQAKQDLARMRLDEEEKRRKEDSDARLKRLSMEEDFLREKLEIIDRAESVLESEWSRTHKVRKWLDKQKKDGPELEEEDNAVGGRKPEGNSSPVRHPEVMVARSCSSANRHNRHSTRLSDCSSRTAAQEHRVSTRLPQRSSHNENSWKGPTAEQIAARNIWPKKLPTFSGDPETWPLFINTYENGNIACGFSNTENLIRLQESLQGNARAVVQMKLMEPKCVPSIIEVLKQLFGRPELLIKALLANLRKVSAPHPENLESLLSFGVAVTQVCDYLETAKLDAHLSNPTILAELVAKLPSSYQMEWVRYKRACNECTLKEFGEFMQLLIFDASEVTTITSGKLKPIMFDKIQSSKGHFHTHMESEVEVKPKGARIPCVSCARTDHRLQNCDVFKRLTVPERKKLIEKEKLCSLCFFGHTSECNSKRRCGVNQCSERHHPLLHPERLAGEESREQRQTGGRRDNGGPSYVTAYCNVHRPAKRAILFHVVPVTLHNGENQIDVLAFLDDGSSLSLLEANVASKIGIQGIHQPLEMTWTSNVTRSETASQNVRIQISPRGSNTKIQMWNVHTVNRLNLPSQSMNTSIMRSKFKHLKGLPVDSYAAEEPKLLIGLDHADLLYPIESRKGLPGEPIAVRSALGWSVFGPVGDELPVAEYCNVHRCACENLDERLRQFYAIEEAGIDIGNQPEKDADRRAREILEATTTRIGKRFETGLLWRTSDVKFPSSSYAMAEKRHRLAKSEELRDNVHSQINQYIQKGYAHIASEEELTKTSPEKTWYLPVNIVLNPKKPNKVRLVWDAAAKVEGVSLNSLLLKGPDLLTALPTVLSRFRERNIGFGGDIAEMFHQVRIRNDDKHAQRFLFRPNPLAKPVVYVMDVATFGAACSPCSAQFIKNKNAEEFTERFPEASEAIVNKTYVDDYFDSTDSVAEAIERAQQVRWIHQEGGFHIRNWVSNSTAFLEAMGSSSAESLVKVGEDKNNSVDRVLGMYWQAETDVFLFSTSTREDLGPFLFQGQRPTKRMALRCLMSLFDPLGLLSPLLVHGKILLQDVWRSGITWDEELKEPEFLQWLKWTSLFSCLQDLSVPRCYFENCDPAAYESLQLHVFADASEHAYGCVAYFRIVDAGQPKCALVMSKSRVAPLKPLSIPRMELQAAVAGARMTNAVRSNHSLPIRESFLWIDNKAVLSWLASDPRNYTPFVGNRVAEIHDLIDVRTCRWVPTKDNVADILTKWTGEAELKSCSRWYHGPQFLLDCESSWPESALSSPGTQEELRAKFLFHDVTTTAALIDPSRISRWKIIVRTMTMVYRFIENCRRRIAKKPIVVVPRGNMRALLQFPATITQVQQKEYQRAEFHLWQMAQQQEFPDEYSILVFNRDKPADKWKPLEKSSFLYNKSPFIDEFGVMRMESRIEHAVDLPFDLRFPVILPRKNLVTTRLLEYYHRQFGHSNRETVVNEVRQRFVIQNLRAAIKDVMKACQWCKIRKCKPDHPKMAPLPKERLTPHIRPFSYVGIDYCGPIEVTVTRHKEKRYIAVFTCLVTRGVHLEVAHSLSTDSCKMAIRRFVKRKAAPVKIFSDNGTNLVGASRELAEQLRRINETCSETFTDARTEWCFNPPSAPHMGGVWERMVRSVKESLKAYDDGGKLNDEILLTSLAEVEDLINSKPLTYMPQESAIEEAITPNHFIKGFSSENKEAMCDPVDLGDALRSSFKRSQQMTERYWMRWIKEYLPTLQQRSKWFQNTQPIKVGDLVYIAEGTRRCWVRGRVVQVIPNKDGVVRRVVVKTRNGELRRPVVKLAVLEVAGEADGSGGSSAPRGGEC; the protein is encoded by the coding sequence ATGGGACCTAGGAAGAACAGGATTGACACTGGATGTGACTGCGATGTATGCGATCGACCGAATTACGCTAAAACTTGGATGGTAGAATGCATGGGCTGTCGGAAATGGTTGCATTATGACTGCGCTAACGTTACGCCCGGAGTGAAACATCGTACCTTCTACTGCCTCAAGTGTACGGGTGGAAACACTACACCGACGAACAGCCGGAATACAGGAGCACGGAAGAAGCAAGCAGACCCCGTTTTGCCCCCAGTTACGGATGGAGACGCGGAGAGTGCCCTGGTAGACGAGAATGCTAAAGATCCAGCTGAACAGGTGCTTAGTTCTAAGAATAGCGATAAGAGTAGTCATGAGAACAACAACATAAGATTTGATACTAACTCTAAACCAAGTGCTAGTAGACCTAAGCAGAATAACTACGTAGCAGTTAGTAGTAAACCGATTAGCGTAGCTAGTAAATCCGAGCGTTCGTCAGTCAAAGTCGCGGGTAGTGTTCGCGAGCGATTAGCATTGCTTCAAGCCAAACAAGACCTGGCTAGAATGCGGTTAGATGAGGAAGAAAAGCGTCGTAAAGAAGATAGCGATGCTAGATTGAAAAGGTTGTCAATGGAAGAGGATTTTTTACGCGAAAAGTTGGAAATTATTGATAGAGCTGAAAGTGTCCTGGAAAGTGAGTGGAGTAGAACGCATAAAGTGCGAAAGTGGCTTGATAAGCAGAAAAAAGATGGACCAGAACTTGAAGAAGAGGATAATGCTGTTGGTGGAAGAAAACCTGAGGGAAATTCCAGCCCAGTCCGACATCCGGAAGTAATGGTCGCGAGGTCTTGCAGTTCAGCGAATCGGCACAATCGACATTCTACGAGGCTCTCGGATTGCAGTTCGAGAACTGCAGCACAGGAACACCGGGTATCTACAAGATTACCGCAACGATCGTCGCACAACGAAAACTCGTGGAAAGGACCCACTGCGGAACAAATAGCTGCCAGGAACATCTGGCCGAAAAAGCTGCCGACCTTTTCCGGTGATCCGGAAACATGGCCTTTATTCATCAACACGTACGAGAATGGGAACATCGCGTGTGGGTTCAGCAACACCGAAAATTTGATCCGCCTTCAGGAGAGTTTGCAAGGGAACGCTCGAGCAGTGGTTCAGATGAAGCTAATGGAACCCAAATGTGTACCATCTATCATCGAGGTCTTGAAACAGCTATTTGGCAGACCAGAGCTGCTGATTAAGGCTCTATTGGCCAATTTACGGAAGGTTTCGGCTCCACATCCGGAAAATTTGGAATCGTTGTTGAGCTTTGGAGTAGCAGTGACACAAGTGTGTGACTACCTCGAAACAGCTAAGTTGGATGCTCATCTGTCCAATCCTACAATTTTGGCCGAATTGGTGGCCAAATTGCCATCATCATATCAGATGGAATGGGTGCGATACAAACGTGCATGCAACGAATGCACATTGAAGGAGTTCGGTGAGTTTATGCAGCTACTCATCTTTGACGCAAGTGAAGTGACTACGATTACCTCAGGAAAGCTGAAACCCATCATGTTCGATAAAATCCAGTCTTCTAAAGGACATTTTCACACACACATGGAAAGCGAGGTGGAGGTGAAACCCAAAGGTGCCAGAATACCATGTGTGAGTTGCGCACGCACTGATCATCGTTTGCAAAACTGCGATGTTTTCAAACGGCTCACTGTACCTGAAAGAAAGAAATTGATCGAAAAGGAAAAGCTGTGTTCGTTATGTTTTTTCGGTCACACATCGGAATGTAACTCCAAACGAAGGTGTGGTGTGAATCAGTGCTCTGAACGTCATCATCCACTGCTTCATCCAGAAAGATTAGCAGGAGAAGAAAGCAGAGAACAGCGACAAACTGGAGGTAGGAGAGACAATGGTGGACCTTCATATGTCACAGCCTACTGCAATGTCCACAGACCGGCCAAAAGAGCAATCCTGTTTCACGTAGTTCCTGTTACGTTGCATAACGGAGAGAACCAGATAGATGTGCTAGCGTTTTTGGATGACGGTTCATCGTTGTCTCTTCTCGAAGCCAATGTGGCCTCCAAAATTGGAATTCAAGGAATTCACCAGCCGTTGGAAATGACTTGGACATCGAACGTCACCAGAAGTGAGACTGCTTCTCAAAACGTCAGGATCCAGATTTCGCCTAGAGGAAGTAATACCAAAATCCAAATGTGGAACGTGCACACGGTCAACCGCTTGAATTTACCTTCGCAAAGCATGAACACTTCGATAATGCGCAGcaaatttaagcatttgaaAGGTTTGCCAGTAGATAGCTACGCTGCGGAAGAACCGAAGCTATTAATCGGTTTAGATCACGCCGACCTGTTGTATCCGATCGAGAGTCGCAAGGGTTTACCAGGTGAGCCCATTGCGGTGCGCTCGGCCTTGGGATGGTCCGTTTTTGGTCCAGTAGGAGATGAATTACCAGTTGCCGAATACTGCAATGTACACCGTTGTGCCTGTGAAAACTTGGACGAAAGGCTGCGTCAGTTTTATGCGATCGAAGAAGCTGGGATTGATATTGGGAACCAACCTGAGAAGGATGCTGACCGTAGAGCACGAGAAATTCTGGAGGCAACAACTACCCGAATCGGGAAAAGGTTCGAGACTGGTTTGCTGTGGAGAACATCGGACGTTAAGTTTCCTTCGAGTAGCTACGCTATGGCCGAAAAGAGGCATCGACTGGCGAAATCCGAAGAGCTTCGAGATAATGTACACAGTCAAATTAATCAGTACATCCAGAAGGGGTACGCGCATATCGCTTCGGAGGAAGAGCTGACCAAAACCAGTCCGGAGAAAACTTGGTATTTACCAGTTAATATTGTGCTGAACCCTAAGAAGCCGAATAAAGTGCGGCTCGTGTGGGATGCGGCCGCCAAGGTTGAAGGAGTGTCTCTCAATTCCCTTTTGTTGAAAGGACCTGACTTACTTACCGCACTGCCAACAGTGTTGAGCCGATTTCGTGAGCGAAACATTGGGTTTGGAGGCGACATAGCCGAAATGTTTCATCAAGTGCGCATCAGAAATGATGATAAGCATGCCCAACGATTTTTGTTTAGGCCGAATCCATTAGCCAAGCCAGTCGTCTATGTGATGGACGTGGCGACTTTTGGGGCAGCTTGTTCGCCATGCTCAgcacaatttattaaaaacaagaATGCAGAGGAGTTTACGGAGCGCTTTCCAGAAGCATCTGAGGCTATCGTCAACAAAACGTACGTCGACGACTACTTTGACAGCACGGACTCTGTTGCAGAAGCTATTGAACGAGCACAACAGGTCAGATGGATTCATCAAGAGGGCGGCTTCCACATCCGCAACTGGGTGTCCAATTCAACAGCGTTCTTAGAAGCGATGGGCAGTTCATCAGCGGAAAGTCTAGTGAAAGTGGGCGAAGACAAGAACAACTCTGTGGATCGCGTTCTGGGAATGTACTGGCAGGCAGAAACAGATGTCTTCCTTTTCTCGACTTCTACCAGGGAAGACTTGGGACCATTTCTGTTCCAGGGACAACGACCAACAAAACGAATGGCGTTACGTTGTCTTATGAGCCTGTTTGACCCTTTGGGCCTTTTGTCACCGTTATTGGTTCATGGGAAAATCCTGTTACAAGATGTGTGGAGAAGTGGAATAACTTGGGATGAAGAACTCAAAGAACCAGAGTTCCTACAATGGCTGAAGTGGACATCACTGTTTTCTTGTCTTCAAGATCTATCTGTTCCACgctgttattttgaaaattgcgaTCCTGCTGCGTATGAATCCTTGCAACTCCATGTGTTTGCTGATGCCAGCGAGCATGCGTATGGCTGTGTGGCGTATTTCCGTATAGTAGATGCGGGGCAACCTAAATGCGCATTGGTGATGTCTAAGTCTAGAGTTGCTCCGTTGAAACCTTTATCAATACCAAGGATGGAGTTACAGGCAGCTGTTGCTGGTGCTAGGATGACCAACGCGGTGCGGTCGAATCATTCTTTACCAATACGAGAATCGTTTTTGTGGATAGACAACAAAGCAGTTCTTTCATGGCTTGCTTCAGATCCTCGGAACTACACGCCGTTCGTAGGGAACAGAGTTGCTGAGATACACGATCTAATCGATGTAAGAACTTGCCGGTGGGTTCCAACAAAAGACAACGTTGCTGACATTCTAACCAAGTGGACCGGAGAAGCAGAGTTGAAATCTTGCAGTCGATGGTATCATGGTCCTCAGTTTTTACTAGATTGCGAATCTAGTTGGCCGGAATCAGCGCTTTCATCTCCGGGAACGCAGGAAGAACTTCGAGCAAAGTTTCTTTTTCATGACGTGACAACTACAGCTGCTCTCATCGATCCAAGCCGTATTTCAAGATGGAAAATAATTGTAAGAACCATGACGATGGTATACCGATTTATTGAAAACTGCCGCAGACGGATTGCAAAGAAGCCGATAGTAGTAGTACCGAGGGGTAATATGCGAGCCCTTTTACAATTTCCGGCAACAATTACCCAAGTTCAACAGAAAGAATATCAACGTGCAGAATTTCATCTTTGGCAGATGGCGCAACAACAGGAATTTCCTGATGAATACTCAATTTTAGTGTTCAACCGAGACAAACCAGCGGACAAGTGGAAACCATTGGAAAAGAGCAGTTTTCTCTACAACAAATCTCCGTTCATCGACGAGTTCGGAGTGATGCGCATGGAGAGCCGAATAGAACACGCTGTAGATCTTCCCTTTGATCTTCGCTTTCCTGTCATCCTTCCGCGGAAGAACCTTGTTACTACCAGACTATTAGAATACTATCATCGTCAGTTCGGACATTCCAACCGGGAGACTGTAGTGAACGAAGTTCGCCAACGCTTCGTTATACAAAATCTTCGAGCTGCTATCAAAGACGTGATGAAGGCGTGCCAGTGGTGCAAGATACGGAAATGTAAACCAGATCATCCAAAGATGGCTCCTCTGCCAAAGGAACGTTTGACGCCGCACATTCGACCTTTCAGTTACGTTGGAATCGATTACTGTGGCCCGATTGAAGTAACTGTGACTCGTCATAAGGAAAAGCGGTACATTGCGGTGTTTACGTGTCTCGTGACCAGAGGCGTACATCTTGAAGTTGCCCATAGCCTATCAACAGACTCCTGCAAGATGGCGATACGTCGCTTCGTGAAGAGGAAGGCCGCTCCTGTGAAGATATTTTCTGACAATGGGACCAACTTGGTGGGAGCAAGTCGAGAATTAGCTGAGCAATTACGACGAATCAACGAAACTTGTTCGGAGACCTTTACGGACGCAAGAACGGAATGGTGTTTCAACCCGCCCTCTGCTCCCCACATGGGCGGTGTTTGGGAGCGAATGGTGCGCTCGGTGAAGGAATCTCTCAAGGCGTACGACGATGGTGGAAAGCTGAACGACGAAATACTTCTTACATCATTGGCCGAAGTAGAAGACTTGATAAACTCGAAGCCACTTACCTACATGCCACAAGAGTCCGCAATTGAAGAAGCTATTACACCAAACCACTTCATCAAAGGTTTCTCATCGGAGAACAAGGAGGCGATGTGTGATCCGGTCGATCTAGGGGACGCTTTACGCAGTAGTTTCAAGAGGTCGCAGCAAATGACTGAACGTTATTGGATGAGGTGGATTAAGGAGTACTTGCCAACGCTGCAGCAGAGGTCTAAGTGGTTCCAAAATACGCAACCGATCAAGGTCGGGGACCTGGTCTACATAGCCGAAGGGACTCGGAGGTGCTGGGTTCGCGGACGCGTGGTGCAGGTGATACCGAATAAGGATGGAGTAGTAAGGCGAGTCGTGGTGAAAACCAGAAATGGAGAATTGAGACGACCAGTGGTCAAACTTGCCGTGCTGGAAGTTGCAGGTGAAGCCGATGGATCCGGAGGGTCATCAGCTCCACGGGGCGGGGAATGTTAG